The following are from one region of the Rhizobium sullae genome:
- a CDS encoding DUF1349 domain-containing protein: protein MAIDPKEMIWLNSPPLAEVCEGALHVRSGKKTDFWQGTYYGFHRDDGHFLHHQRKGDFTAEVTFSGRYQELYDQAGLMVRADSARWMKCGVEYTDGAKHFSTVVTNGNSDWSAFRIEHEFERLSLRVTRNKDALFIQYRTDRISEWRMARLAWFNPSIEEVMVGPAFCSPQRAGFEAVFHDFTLTDPVSRDIH, encoded by the coding sequence ATGGCGATCGACCCGAAAGAGATGATCTGGCTCAATTCTCCGCCCCTGGCGGAGGTTTGTGAGGGTGCATTGCACGTCCGATCAGGCAAAAAGACAGACTTCTGGCAAGGCACCTATTACGGCTTCCATCGCGACGACGGTCATTTTCTGCATCACCAGCGCAAGGGCGACTTCACGGCAGAAGTGACATTCTCAGGCCGCTATCAGGAGCTTTACGACCAGGCCGGCCTGATGGTCCGTGCGGATTCAGCACGCTGGATGAAATGCGGGGTCGAATACACCGATGGCGCAAAGCACTTCAGCACCGTCGTCACCAATGGCAATTCCGACTGGTCGGCCTTTCGCATCGAGCATGAATTCGAACGGCTCTCCCTTCGCGTGACCCGCAACAAGGACGCGCTCTTTATTCAGTACCGGACCGACCGGATCAGCGAATGGCGCATGGCGCGCCTCGCCTGGTTCAATCCGTCGATTGAAGAGGTGATGGTCGGCCCGGCATTCTGCTCGCCGCAGCGCGCAGGCTTCGAGGCCGTCTTTCACGATTTTACGCTGACCGATCCGGTCTCGCGCGACATTCACTGA
- a CDS encoding tRNA-binding protein, whose product MAEEITYADFERVDIRVGTIIEAEPFPEARKPAVKLLIDFGPQIGVKKSSAQITVHYTLENLVGRQVLGVVNFPPRQIGPFRSEVLTLGFEDEAGAIVLAATDKAVPNGKKLM is encoded by the coding sequence ATGGCTGAGGAAATCACCTATGCCGATTTCGAACGTGTGGACATTCGTGTCGGCACGATCATTGAGGCCGAACCCTTTCCGGAAGCCCGAAAGCCGGCGGTCAAGCTGCTGATCGATTTCGGCCCGCAGATCGGCGTCAAGAAATCCTCGGCACAGATCACCGTGCACTACACGCTGGAAAACCTCGTCGGCCGCCAGGTTCTAGGAGTGGTGAATTTCCCGCCACGCCAGATCGGGCCGTTCCGCTCGGAGGTCCTGACCCTCGGCTTCGAGGACGAAGCGGGCGCGATCGTTCTCGCCGCGACAGACAAAGCGGTGCCGAATGGCAAGAAGCTGATGTGA
- the proC gene encoding pyrroline-5-carboxylate reductase, translating to MSPSSSDTVVLVGAGNMGGAMLSGWLKSGVPGSSVVVIDPGPSPTMMKVIGDAGATHASTVPAGLKADVIFLAVKPQVMETVLPPVKSAVGSKTVVVSVAAGKTLAFLEKHLGEAAMVRAMPNTPAMIGRGVTGAFANARVSARQRDRVHSLLRVSGPVEWVSAESDIDAVTALSGSGPAYVFYLVECMAEAGRKLGLPADLAMRLARETVAGAGELLHQSPDDASKLRQNVTSPGGTTAAALSVLMAEEGMQPLFDKALAAARKRAEELAG from the coding sequence ATGTCACCATCGTCTTCCGATACAGTCGTTCTCGTCGGCGCCGGCAATATGGGCGGCGCGATGCTCTCCGGCTGGCTGAAGAGCGGTGTTCCGGGATCCTCCGTTGTCGTGATCGATCCGGGTCCGTCACCCACGATGATGAAGGTCATCGGCGATGCGGGCGCGACGCATGCCTCAACCGTTCCCGCCGGTCTGAAGGCGGATGTCATCTTCCTCGCGGTGAAACCGCAGGTGATGGAAACAGTCCTACCGCCGGTGAAGAGCGCCGTCGGATCCAAGACGGTGGTCGTTTCAGTGGCTGCTGGCAAGACGCTGGCTTTCCTCGAAAAGCATCTCGGCGAGGCCGCTATGGTTCGCGCCATGCCGAACACGCCCGCCATGATCGGCCGCGGCGTCACCGGCGCCTTCGCCAATGCGCGCGTCAGCGCCCGGCAGCGTGATCGCGTTCATTCCCTTCTTCGCGTCTCTGGTCCCGTCGAGTGGGTCTCGGCCGAGTCCGATATCGATGCCGTGACGGCATTGTCCGGTAGCGGCCCGGCTTATGTGTTCTATCTCGTCGAGTGTATGGCAGAAGCAGGCCGTAAACTTGGCCTGCCGGCGGACCTCGCCATGCGTCTTGCGCGGGAGACTGTCGCGGGGGCTGGTGAACTCCTACACCAGTCCCCCGACGACGCCTCGAAGCTTCGCCAGAACGTCACGTCGCCTGGTGGCACGACGGCCGCGGCCCTTTCCGTGCTGATGGCGGAAGAGGGCATGCAGCCGCTGTTCGACAAGGCTCTTGCAGCTGCCCGCAAGCGTGCTGAAGAACTGGCCGGCTGA